The following coding sequences lie in one Sedimentibacter sp. MB35-C1 genomic window:
- a CDS encoding N-acetyltransferase: MNNITLKRIDESNFIECFNLKLGKGQEDYVSHPIRSLAQAYVYYAQCIPFGIYNAEKMVGYVMLIYDYDEETYNIWHMMIDESEQGKGYGENAMRCLLELIREKPFGKSDIVLLTCKPRNLQAYNLYKKLGFKETGRSDEDEVELKIFCVN; the protein is encoded by the coding sequence ATGAATAACATTACATTGAAAAGAATTGATGAATCAAATTTTATAGAGTGCTTTAATTTAAAATTAGGTAAAGGACAGGAAGATTACGTTTCTCATCCTATTCGCAGCCTGGCTCAAGCTTATGTTTACTATGCTCAATGTATTCCATTCGGCATATACAATGCTGAAAAAATGGTTGGATATGTTATGCTCATATATGACTATGATGAAGAAACATATAATATATGGCACATGATGATTGACGAATCAGAGCAGGGAAAAGGATACGGAGAAAATGCCATGAGGTGCTTGTTAGAGCTTATTCGAGAAAAACCATTTGGCAAGTCGGATATTGTGCTGTTAACATGCAAGCCTCGTAATTTACAGGCGTATAATCTATACAAGAAACTAGGTTTTAAGGAGACAGGCAGGTCTGATGAAGATGAGGTCGAATTAAAAATATTCTGTGTTAATTAG
- a CDS encoding TVP38/TMEM64 family protein produces MKKKIFIILTFLVLIIVIKQYKIYDFFSFDNINELKLYIKSFGIMAPCVFIVMFALATVLFVPGLPITVLAGIIFGAFWGTVYVVIGSTIGVSLSFLIGRYIGRDSVKKMSEKNERMSKLDSYIKEHGNTILIISRLIPLFPFNLQNYVYGITDIRFNTYFWYSLIFMVPGTFIYTCFGALAYSSMAMDKIVLYSSFLLVALCALIILPKKIFNLKSEIVNNNE; encoded by the coding sequence ATGAAGAAAAAAATTTTTATAATACTTACTTTTTTAGTATTAATAATTGTAATTAAGCAATATAAAATATATGATTTTTTCAGTTTTGATAACATTAATGAGCTTAAGCTGTACATTAAATCATTTGGTATTATGGCACCTTGTGTGTTTATTGTAATGTTTGCTTTAGCCACTGTTTTATTTGTTCCCGGACTTCCAATAACAGTGTTGGCGGGAATAATATTTGGGGCATTTTGGGGTACTGTCTATGTGGTTATTGGATCAACAATAGGAGTTTCTTTGTCTTTTTTAATAGGCAGATACATAGGCAGGGATTCTGTAAAGAAAATGTCTGAGAAAAACGAACGTATGTCAAAACTTGATAGTTACATTAAGGAACACGGCAACACAATATTAATTATAAGCAGATTGATTCCATTGTTTCCGTTTAATTTGCAAAATTACGTCTACGGGATTACGGACATAAGGTTTAACACATATTTTTGGTATTCATTGATTTTTATGGTGCCAGGCACATTTATATACACTTGCTTTGGAGCGTTGGCTTACAGTTCGATGGCAATGGATAAAATAGTATTATATTCTAGTTTTTTATTAGTTGCCTTATGTGCACTTATTATACTTCCAAAGAAAATTTTCAACTTAAAATCTGAAATTGTGAACAATAATGAGTAA
- a CDS encoding ABC transporter substrate-binding protein, translated as MRNKIIIIGLIVFIILGAIFANRPKEDNTVTIYGWGGDQRVNEWIDSKLAPYALENYGVEVVRVPMNIDEILMKLTNEKNYSNNGSIDVIWINGENFYYAKQYDLLYGPFLDKIENAQKYVDLKGPEATVDFGYPTEGYEAPWGKAQFVFVHDKELLPEPPENSQELKEMLINNPGAFTYPEATDFVGSAFVRTVIYDIVGYENVKDLPADYETVKEAVMPAMNYLNEIKPYLWKEGKTYPKDSAQLDGLYQDKEIYIAMDYNANKALSKVMDKSWSESTETFVWENGTPFNTHYLAIAANAPHVENSMKLIEAALSPEMQISKADLSGWGDLPVLEYDNLSEDEQKSLDESLTPSEQYKNSILAYDELSDHKQPELKADLVNIIEKVWEDVVLFGEQ; from the coding sequence ATGAGAAATAAAATAATAATAATTGGATTAATAGTGTTTATTATTTTAGGAGCAATATTTGCTAATAGGCCCAAAGAAGATAATACAGTAACCATATACGGTTGGGGCGGTGATCAGAGAGTCAATGAATGGATTGACAGCAAACTGGCGCCATATGCATTGGAGAACTACGGTGTTGAAGTCGTTCGTGTTCCAATGAATATTGATGAAATTTTAATGAAGCTTACTAATGAGAAAAATTACAGCAACAATGGCTCTATTGATGTTATATGGATTAACGGAGAAAATTTTTATTATGCTAAACAGTATGATTTATTGTACGGGCCATTTTTGGATAAAATAGAAAACGCGCAAAAATATGTGGATTTAAAAGGACCTGAGGCAACTGTGGATTTCGGATATCCAACAGAAGGATACGAAGCGCCTTGGGGAAAAGCTCAGTTTGTTTTTGTTCATGACAAGGAACTGTTGCCTGAACCACCAGAAAATTCTCAAGAGCTAAAAGAGATGCTTATAAATAATCCGGGTGCATTCACGTATCCTGAAGCTACTGATTTTGTGGGTTCTGCTTTTGTACGAACTGTTATATACGATATTGTAGGCTATGAAAATGTTAAGGATCTTCCAGCAGATTATGAAACAGTTAAAGAAGCTGTAATGCCTGCAATGAACTATTTGAATGAAATAAAACCATATCTTTGGAAGGAAGGAAAAACATATCCAAAGGATTCTGCTCAGCTTGACGGCTTATATCAGGATAAGGAAATTTATATAGCAATGGATTACAATGCAAACAAAGCATTGAGTAAAGTGATGGACAAGAGCTGGAGCGAAAGCACAGAAACATTTGTGTGGGAAAATGGAACACCTTTCAATACTCATTATCTGGCAATAGCAGCTAATGCACCACATGTTGAAAATTCCATGAAGCTAATTGAAGCTGCGCTTTCTCCGGAAATGCAAATATCAAAAGCAGATTTGAGCGGATGGGGAGACCTTCCGGTTTTAGAATATGATAACTTAAGTGAAGATGAACAAAAAAGTCTTGATGAATCATTAACACCTTCAGAGCAATATAAAAATAGTATTTTAGCCTATGATGAACTGTCCGATCACAAGCAACCTGAATTAAAAGCTGATTTGGTAAACATTATAGAAAAAGTTTGGGAGGATGTGGTTCTTTTTGGAGAACAATAA
- a CDS encoding sulfurtransferase, with product MNKRYISLFLALILVVSVFSGCSQEQKDSTDEPTTDKPAEEEQLEEVEAVDVEKVFVTPQWLQSVIGGNQNESDNYIILEASWGTVDDSPDYNTGHIPGAVHVDISSIEGEPYWNIKTPEEVAQAMLDLGITKDRTVILYGADVSGTARVAYAYLWAGVENVKVLDGGLDAWTNAGYELETFANTATPATDFGATVPVHPEYWTSIEDAAKKVSEDPNFRLVSIRSYEEFKGETSGYSYIDKAGEPKGAVWGKAGSDPYHMEDYTHEDGTCITMDEMKELWEGLDFTLDNHLAFYCGTGWRASIPFLIMYENGYTNISVFDGGWYQWQMNDELPVQLNDPNAGEVVYTTVGELPNDKAAK from the coding sequence ATGAATAAAAGGTATATATCTCTGTTTCTTGCTCTTATACTAGTGGTAAGTGTATTTTCAGGATGCAGCCAAGAACAGAAGGACTCAACCGATGAACCTACAACTGACAAACCTGCTGAAGAGGAACAATTAGAAGAAGTAGAAGCTGTTGATGTAGAAAAAGTTTTCGTTACACCACAATGGTTGCAAAGTGTAATAGGTGGAAATCAAAATGAATCAGATAATTATATTATTTTGGAAGCTAGTTGGGGAACTGTTGATGACAGCCCTGATTACAATACAGGCCATATACCCGGCGCTGTACATGTAGACATATCAAGTATCGAAGGTGAACCATATTGGAATATTAAAACTCCCGAAGAAGTTGCGCAGGCAATGCTTGACCTTGGAATTACAAAAGATAGGACAGTAATTCTTTACGGTGCTGATGTTTCTGGAACTGCAAGAGTTGCGTATGCTTACCTTTGGGCAGGAGTAGAAAACGTTAAAGTTTTAGACGGCGGTCTGGATGCGTGGACAAATGCCGGATATGAATTAGAAACATTTGCAAACACTGCAACACCCGCAACAGACTTTGGAGCAACCGTTCCGGTACATCCGGAATACTGGACATCAATTGAAGATGCCGCAAAAAAAGTAAGTGAAGATCCTAATTTCCGTTTGGTAAGCATTCGTTCATATGAAGAATTCAAAGGGGAAACAAGTGGCTATTCATACATTGACAAAGCCGGCGAACCAAAAGGCGCCGTTTGGGGAAAAGCAGGAAGCGATCCTTATCACATGGAAGATTACACCCATGAAGACGGAACTTGCATAACAATGGATGAAATGAAAGAACTATGGGAAGGCCTAGATTTTACTTTAGATAACCACCTTGCTTTTTACTGCGGAACAGGCTGGCGAGCATCAATTCCGTTCTTGATTATGTATGAAAACGGATATACAAATATTAGTGTATTTGATGGCGGATGGTATCAATGGCAAATGAATGATGAACTTCCAGTACAACTTAATGATCCAAATGCCGGTGAAGTAGTCTACACAACGGTAGGTGAACTTCCTAATGATAAAGCAGCGAAATAA
- a CDS encoding AraC family transcriptional regulator, whose translation MGWIEEISEVVSYIEENITEEITVEDVAKKAFMSLFYFQKGFAMLCGFTVGEYIRKRRLTLAGSELVSTDNKIIDIAMKYGYDSPDSFTKAFTRFHGVTPTSVRKDGAMIKSFAPLKIKFSLEGGYVMDYKIVEKDSFVVRGVSKMFKYEGAVAEIPKFWAEYYQEGKKNQVCGMYGICIDESMGSDEFEYMIADSFNEAEELPEGVITKTIPKYTWAVFPCTGAMPKSLQDVNNKIYSEWLPNCRDYEIAAGLDVEMYTNSEDYLNGVKDENYYSEIWIPVKKK comes from the coding sequence ATGGGTTGGATTGAAGAAATAAGTGAAGTTGTAAGCTATATTGAGGAGAATATTACAGAAGAAATAACTGTGGAGGATGTTGCGAAAAAAGCGTTTATGTCTCTCTTCTATTTTCAAAAGGGATTTGCAATGCTCTGCGGCTTTACAGTTGGAGAGTATATAAGAAAGCGCAGGCTTACACTTGCCGGCAGTGAGCTTGTTTCCACTGACAATAAAATAATTGATATTGCAATGAAATACGGATATGATTCACCGGACAGCTTCACAAAAGCATTTACCAGATTTCATGGTGTCACACCTACTTCTGTTCGTAAAGACGGAGCAATGATTAAATCATTTGCTCCTCTAAAAATCAAATTTTCATTGGAAGGCGGTTATGTTATGGATTACAAAATTGTTGAAAAAGATTCTTTTGTTGTTAGGGGTGTATCAAAGATGTTTAAGTATGAAGGTGCAGTTGCAGAAATTCCTAAGTTTTGGGCAGAGTATTATCAAGAGGGAAAGAAAAATCAAGTATGTGGAATGTACGGTATATGCATAGATGAGAGCATGGGCTCAGATGAATTTGAATATATGATTGCAGACAGTTTTAATGAAGCTGAAGAATTGCCAGAGGGGGTTATAACAAAAACTATTCCAAAGTACACTTGGGCTGTTTTTCCATGCACAGGTGCAATGCCAAAATCCTTACAGGATGTGAACAATAAAATTTATTCGGAATGGCTACCTAACTGTAGAGATTATGAAATTGCAGCAGGCCTCGACGTTGAAATGTATACAAATTCTGAGGATTATCTAAATGGAGTTAAGGATGAAAATTACTACAGTGAAATTTGGATTCCTGTTAAGAAAAAATAG
- a CDS encoding ABC transporter permease — MENNKISNTILVMPSFLIVFSITAYVLINTLKESLGLIPELFLNELTFKYYANLFTDKIFVSSFLYSIFVALTSALLSAVFGTYLGYVVAKSKNSFVNVSYRFPIFLSYVAAAVLIYNTYSDKGLLFHMFQFLGFEIKNLNIIYNSKGLAVILLNVFKGVPFIALSVYPILLKTDDAYKEAARNLGCTNIMYVRKILLPLCKRAILSSALVVFNYNLFAYEGFYFLGPSNPPSMGVLVYNNYINPDMTYRAYGMTMNMVMIAISLLLCVLYYRLLKSENEGAI, encoded by the coding sequence TTGGAGAACAATAAAATAAGTAACACAATTTTAGTAATGCCTTCATTTTTAATTGTGTTTTCCATTACAGCATATGTTCTAATAAATACTTTAAAGGAAAGCTTAGGTTTAATTCCTGAGCTTTTTTTAAATGAATTAACCTTTAAATACTATGCAAATCTTTTTACGGACAAGATATTTGTGAGTAGTTTTTTGTACAGTATTTTTGTTGCTTTAACATCAGCTTTGTTGTCGGCTGTGTTTGGCACATATTTAGGATATGTTGTTGCTAAATCAAAAAATTCATTTGTAAATGTTTCATACAGGTTTCCGATTTTTTTGTCTTATGTTGCTGCAGCGGTTTTAATTTACAATACATACAGCGATAAAGGACTTTTGTTTCACATGTTTCAATTTTTGGGGTTTGAAATAAAAAATTTAAATATTATTTATAATTCAAAGGGATTGGCCGTTATTTTGCTCAATGTGTTTAAAGGAGTTCCATTTATTGCACTTTCTGTTTATCCCATATTGTTAAAAACCGATGATGCATATAAGGAAGCTGCAAGAAACCTTGGCTGTACAAATATTATGTATGTAAGAAAAATTTTACTGCCCCTTTGCAAAAGAGCAATACTTTCTTCTGCTTTAGTTGTATTTAATTATAATTTATTTGCATACGAAGGTTTTTATTTTTTAGGACCATCAAATCCTCCTTCAATGGGAGTGCTTGTATATAATAATTATATAAATCCGGATATGACATACCGTGCCTACGGCATGACAATGAACATGGTTATGATAGCAATTTCTTTATTGCTTTGTGTTTTATACTACAGGCTTTTAAAAAGTGAGAATGAAGGTGCAATATGA
- a CDS encoding TVP38/TMEM64 family protein — MNSNTSLKNKRIIKYILIAILALVVISYLLIPEVKSKINWLFMLFSSMSVDMIIGYVRSFGVYAAVVSFFLMMFQSLAAPLPAFLITFANAAVFGWWQGAILSWTSSMAGAALCFYIARILGRDAVEKITSKFALESVDGFFDKYGKHTIIICRLLPFISFDYISYAAGLTSIGFIPFFVATGIGQLPATIIYSYVGGMLTGGAQMFVTALLILFALSILVILVKHLYNDRQNKTKEL, encoded by the coding sequence ATGAACAGTAATACATCGTTAAAAAACAAAAGAATAATTAAATATATACTTATTGCAATATTGGCATTAGTTGTGATATCTTATTTATTGATACCAGAGGTTAAATCTAAAATTAACTGGCTTTTCATGCTTTTCAGCTCTATGAGCGTTGACATGATAATTGGATATGTAAGGTCCTTTGGTGTCTATGCTGCTGTTGTATCATTTTTTCTGATGATGTTTCAATCATTGGCAGCGCCGTTGCCTGCGTTTTTGATAACATTTGCCAATGCAGCAGTATTCGGATGGTGGCAGGGTGCAATTTTATCTTGGACCAGTTCAATGGCAGGAGCAGCGCTGTGCTTTTATATAGCAAGAATATTGGGACGAGATGCAGTTGAAAAAATTACGAGTAAGTTTGCTCTTGAAAGTGTGGATGGATTTTTTGATAAGTACGGGAAACACACCATAATAATTTGTAGGTTGCTTCCTTTTATATCCTTTGACTACATAAGTTATGCAGCAGGACTTACATCAATAGGTTTCATACCGTTTTTTGTAGCGACAGGTATAGGACAGCTGCCTGCAACAATAATTTATTCCTACGTTGGTGGAATGCTTACAGGTGGGGCGCAAATGTTTGTAACTGCCCTGTTAATATTGTTTGCACTGAGTATTTTAGTTATTTTAGTGAAACATTTATACAATGACAGACAAAATAAAACGAAAGAACTATAA
- a CDS encoding (Fe-S)-binding protein has protein sequence MNYRELIVKNHQLMSYSKIFANIQPGRDIFWPGCAVLSLGKEITEKSYNLLKKKVPGLAYSTYCCGKPSKHIYNGDGYKKIEDNLHKLFEENKVKNIYTLCPNCFVTLSEYKEVNVHSAWAIIDEIFPQEKYNILKGEAYSLHDPCPIVNDIEAAEHVRNILNKLGVEVLEFKNNRENTVCCGKKNMLMALYPEKGKKLFELRASQAPSKKIVTYCASCRDTFKQNSYDSKHVLELLFETESSSSWVNRFNAVSFIKKEQGNA, from the coding sequence ATGAACTACAGAGAATTAATTGTTAAAAATCATCAATTGATGAGCTATAGTAAAATATTTGCTAATATACAACCGGGCCGGGATATTTTTTGGCCCGGCTGTGCTGTTTTATCTCTTGGAAAAGAAATAACCGAGAAATCGTATAACCTTCTTAAAAAGAAAGTGCCCGGACTTGCTTACAGCACATATTGCTGCGGTAAGCCGTCAAAGCATATATATAATGGCGATGGCTATAAAAAAATAGAAGATAATCTGCACAAATTGTTTGAAGAAAACAAAGTAAAAAACATATACACACTGTGCCCAAACTGTTTTGTAACACTGTCAGAATACAAAGAAGTCAATGTGCATTCAGCATGGGCAATAATAGATGAAATTTTCCCACAGGAAAAATACAATATTTTGAAAGGCGAAGCTTATTCACTTCATGATCCCTGTCCAATAGTCAATGACATAGAGGCAGCGGAGCATGTTAGAAATATTTTAAATAAACTTGGAGTTGAAGTGCTGGAATTTAAAAACAACAGGGAAAATACAGTTTGCTGCGGCAAGAAAAATATGCTTATGGCACTGTATCCTGAAAAGGGCAAAAAGCTTTTTGAACTTCGCGCATCACAAGCACCTTCAAAAAAGATAGTTACTTATTGCGCTTCATGCAGGGATACTTTTAAACAAAACTCCTACGATTCTAAACACGTACTTGAGCTGTTGTTTGAAACGGAATCCTCATCGTCTTGGGTGAATAGATTTAATGCGGTAAGTTTTATTAAGAAGGAGCAAGGCAATGCTTGA
- a CDS encoding carbonic anhydrase, which yields MIDEMLQFNRAFVENKEYEKYVTSKYPDKKVAIVSCMDTRLTKLLPSALGLKNGDAKIIQNAGGVVSHPFGSAMRSLLIGIYELNVREILIIGHTDCGARYTDSKKMIEKMRERGITNENIDMIKYFGVDFDSWLGGFMDLDFSIKKSVDMIRNHPLIPKDIKLYGLVINSVTGELRRVV from the coding sequence ATGATTGACGAAATGTTGCAGTTTAATAGGGCTTTCGTAGAAAATAAAGAGTATGAAAAGTATGTAACAAGCAAATATCCAGACAAAAAAGTTGCCATAGTTTCCTGTATGGATACGAGATTAACTAAATTACTGCCTTCGGCCCTGGGACTTAAAAATGGTGATGCAAAAATAATTCAAAATGCAGGAGGAGTCGTTTCACATCCTTTTGGAAGTGCAATGAGAAGTCTTCTCATAGGTATTTATGAATTAAATGTGAGGGAAATTTTGATAATTGGCCACACGGATTGCGGTGCTAGATATACAGATAGCAAAAAAATGATAGAAAAAATGAGAGAGCGTGGCATAACAAATGAAAATATTGATATGATTAAATATTTTGGTGTTGATTTTGATTCATGGCTGGGTGGTTTTATGGACTTGGATTTTTCTATTAAGAAATCTGTGGATATGATTCGCAATCACCCTCTTATACCGAAGGATATAAAGCTGTATGGACTTGTAATTAACTCTGTAACAGGAGAACTGAGAAGAGTAGTTTAA
- a CDS encoding sulfurtransferase, whose product MKISRILVLILVLSMVVAGCAANEQPEVTEPVDSNEGSAFEGKYLVNAEYVKSASGKDNVLLIDARGADAAKEGTVEGAIAVVWQTLADVEGKPGDPMWGTILEPATLSETLSNLGISKDKEIIIFGAAQKGWGDEGRIAWELIAAGFENVKMVDGGFASLSDAELNIVKGAAEPVPAEVVVSEINNAHNINTDALAADYDSYKVVDVRADEEYEGEVLYGEANGGYLPGAIHIKYTDLFKEDGTLKSNEDITKIFADAGLSKDDKIVTYCTAGIRSAYMQLVLEMAGFENSYNYDESFYRWSAVNELEK is encoded by the coding sequence ATGAAAATTTCAAGGATTCTAGTATTAATTTTAGTGTTAAGTATGGTTGTAGCCGGATGTGCTGCTAATGAGCAGCCTGAAGTCACAGAACCTGTTGATTCAAATGAAGGCTCAGCTTTTGAAGGAAAATATCTGGTTAACGCTGAATATGTTAAATCAGCTTCAGGCAAAGATAATGTATTGTTAATTGATGCAAGAGGTGCAGATGCTGCAAAAGAAGGTACTGTTGAAGGTGCAATTGCAGTTGTTTGGCAAACGCTAGCTGATGTGGAAGGAAAACCGGGAGACCCAATGTGGGGGACAATTCTTGAACCTGCTACATTAAGCGAAACACTGAGCAATCTTGGAATAAGCAAGGATAAAGAAATAATTATATTTGGAGCAGCGCAGAAAGGCTGGGGAGATGAAGGAAGAATAGCTTGGGAATTAATAGCTGCGGGTTTCGAAAATGTAAAAATGGTTGACGGCGGATTTGCTTCTTTAAGTGATGCGGAATTAAATATAGTAAAAGGGGCAGCAGAACCTGTTCCTGCGGAAGTTGTTGTTTCTGAAATCAATAATGCACACAATATAAATACAGATGCATTAGCCGCTGATTATGACAGTTATAAGGTTGTTGATGTTCGTGCAGATGAAGAATACGAAGGGGAGGTTCTTTACGGAGAAGCAAATGGCGGATATTTACCGGGAGCTATCCATATTAAATATACAGACTTATTTAAGGAAGACGGCACTTTAAAATCCAACGAGGATATTACAAAAATATTTGCAGATGCAGGATTAAGCAAAGATGATAAAATTGTTACATACTGTACAGCTGGAATTAGATCTGCATATATGCAGCTTGTTCTGGAAATGGCCGGTTTTGAAAACTCATACAACTATGATGAATCTTTTTACAGATGGAGTGCAGTTAACGAATTAGAAAAATAA
- a CDS encoding CDP-alcohol phosphatidyltransferase family protein: MLDTYGRKYLDKYFDITSKFFINSKFKPTQVTCIALVVGILASIMYYFNNILAAIILLWFSGFLDAVDGAMARKMNLITKSGTLLDICFDRVVELTFIVVFALKHQESTFAFLCLTCAIVLSMSVFLTSGMLMTNNGKKSFRYQAGLMERTEGFIMFTVMMILNSFMKEIAFIYAGLVLFTAIQRLIEAIKALEEIHEK; this comes from the coding sequence ATGCTTGACACATATGGCAGAAAATATTTAGATAAATATTTTGACATAACATCGAAGTTTTTTATTAATTCAAAGTTTAAACCCACACAAGTCACATGCATTGCTTTGGTTGTGGGAATCTTAGCAAGCATAATGTATTATTTTAATAACATTCTTGCAGCAATAATACTGTTGTGGTTTTCAGGATTTTTAGATGCTGTAGACGGGGCAATGGCAAGAAAAATGAATTTAATTACTAAATCCGGAACGTTGTTGGATATTTGTTTTGACAGAGTGGTTGAACTAACTTTTATAGTTGTGTTTGCACTTAAGCACCAAGAATCTACCTTTGCATTTCTCTGTCTGACTTGTGCAATAGTTCTTTCAATGTCAGTATTTTTAACTTCAGGCATGTTGATGACGAACAATGGGAAGAAAAGCTTTCGCTATCAGGCAGGCCTCATGGAAAGAACTGAAGGATTTATAATGTTTACTGTTATGATGATATTAAATTCCTTTATGAAAGAAATAGCATTTATATATGCCGGATTGGTATTGTTTACTGCAATACAAAGACTTATAGAAGCTATAAAAGCGTTGGAGGAAATTCATGAGAAATAA